One Osmerus mordax isolate fOsmMor3 chromosome 16, fOsmMor3.pri, whole genome shotgun sequence genomic window carries:
- the neurod6b gene encoding neurogenic differentiation factor 6-B: protein MLTLPFEEQDMMCEPRFGANYPRESLPVNLDREPTRQHFDEMSNSETRDEDDDISDREEEDREDDQNENDLPKKRGPRKKKTKVRNERVKVRRQEANARERSRMHGLNDALESLRKVVPCYSKTQKLSKIETLRLAKNYIWALSETLSAGKKPDLLAFVQTLCKGLSQPTTNLVAGCLQLNARNFLTDPNGDVMFSARPPYDTIYPYPSSDVNTPAGHSSSTLDSSKPFRHYNYGGAYEPYYENASPESGSPHFDGQLSPPMNFNGIFSLKHDDTTEYGKNNHYGMRYCAVPGRGSLGQNPMYRVSPEGRFPYDLHLRSQPYQTQGEMNGSYHN from the coding sequence ATGTTGACTTTACCGTTCGAAGAACAAGATATGATGTGTGAGCCCAGGTTCGGTGCAAATTATCCTCGCGAAAGCTTACCTGTGAACCTCGACCGGGAGCCGACTCGACAACACTTTGATGAAATGTCCAATTCGGAAACTAGAGACGAGGACGATGATATTTCAGATAGGGAGGAAGAAGATAGAGAGGACGACCAGAATGAAAACGACCTCCCAAAAAAGAGAGGGCCGCGTAAAAAGAAAACCAAAGTGAGGAATGAAAGGGTCAAAGTTAGACGCCAGGAAGCTAATGCGCGGGAGCGCAGCCGAATGCACGGGCTCAATGACGCACTGGAGAGCTTACGCAAGGTCGTGCCATGTTACTCTAAAACTCAAAAATTGTCCAAAATAGAAACACTTCGACTGGCAAAGAATTACATCTGGGCCTTATCAGAGACTCTGAGCGCAGGAAAAAAACCGGATCTGCTCGCCTTTGTGCAAACCTTGTGCAAAGGATTATCGCAACCGACCACTAACTTGGTGGCTGGCTGTTTGCAACTGAACGCCAGAAATTTCCTCACAGATCCCAATGGCGATGTCATGTTTTCTGCTAGGCCGCCTTACGATACCATATACCCGTACCCGAGCTCTGATGTAAACACACCTGCCggccacagcagcagcacactgGACAGCTCCAAGCCCTTTCGACACTACAACTACGGTGGTGCTTACGAGCCCTATTACGAAAATGCGTCCCCCGAGAGTGGGAGTCCACACTTCGATGGTCAGTTAAGTCCTCCTATGAACTTCAACGGGATATTTTCCCTCAAGCACGACGACACCACAGAGTATGGGAAGAACAACCACTACGGCATGCGGTACTGCGCGGTGCCTGGGCGGGGGTCCCTCGGGCAGAATCCCATGTACAGAGTGTCCCCGGAGGGTCGTTTCCCATATGACTTGCATCTACGCAGCCAACCCTACCAAACACAGGGTGAAATGAACGGGTCTTACCACAATTAG